TTTTGTCACTTCCTGTTGTAGAGTATCCACAATAGGTTGCCAATTTTGGCTAGGATAACAACGTCCTGAACGGCATACCGCCAAATAAGGAGCTTTGAGGGGATTACTAGGATAAGGAATGGGTTTTTTGCCTAGTACATAAATATCCCGCAACTGCTCATATAAACTCAGTTTTGTTAAATCTGGCTTGTGTTCGGGTAATAAATTTTCGTTTTCATCCACGAAAGGATTGGGAAAAAATATATTCATCATCTTTTCCCCTGCACCATTCCAAAACTGAATACCCCAACTTCTAGGTTCGTTTTTTTCATTAAAACGACGATAAAAAGAAGCTCTATGAATAATTCTTTGCTGACGAAGGGATAAAGGGGTTTTTTCCTCCGGGCCTCCTCCATGTTCTTCTAAACAAAGATGTAAATGCCATGAATCGGTAACTACGGTTAAATAACCATCATAGAGAATACATATTTTCGGGGGTTTGGTAAATTCTAATTCTAATACGCTACCCTCTACCACATGACCTACTTGGGTTTGATGCCAATTTTTTTGAAACAGAGTATGTAGTAAACAACTGAGGGTGTCAATGTCGCAGGGAATATCCTCATATTCCATTACGCCCCCTGTGATCAGATGCTCTTTGATAGTTTGATTTAATGGTGTTACCCAAGGATTAAATTTGTTCATGGTTAATAGTTAAAAAGTTGCACTCAACCCGACTCGGAAATTTCTACCCAAGGCGGGGAAACCGGGAAACTGCTCATATTGTCGATCAAATATATTATCGATCGCCCCGGTAAAATTCACATTACCCGATAGGGGGATACGAGTTTTAAAATCCATGGTGGTGTATCCGGGGAGGGATTCGGTATTAGCGTTATCCACAAAGTAACTATTGAGGTTACTAAGAATAAGAGCTAAATAAATATTTCTTTCATAGGCAATACCCACATTAAGACGATTTGCACCCCTAAAACTGAGTTGATTTCCTTCGATGGCGGGGTTATTATCCCGAAGAATGCGAGGATTGTTGAGGGTGTAGTTGGCAAAGCCGAAGATATTGGGCGCTATTTGAACATTCAAATCAGCTTCTAACCCTGTGGTTCTGATTTCACCGATGTTGGAGTAGGTGCTAGGGTTGCCAAATTCAAAATTGATCAGGTTATCAATGCGATTACTAAAAAAAGTTAGTCGTAATAAACCCCTATTACCCAACTGTTGATCGATGCCTATATCAAAACTATTGCCCCTTTCTGGTTTCAACTCAGGATTACCCACCACATTAAAAGCTCCCAAACCTTCTAGGTTAAGAACCTGGGGCGCTCGAAAACTTCTGCCATAATTGGCTCGAAGGGTAGTCTGGGGGGTGATATGATACCTTGCGCCCACACTAGGAGAAGTAAAAGAACCATTGACCAAACTATTAAAATCTTGTCTGAGTCCGAGATTAAGGTTAAATTGGGGGCTAAAATCCACTGCATAACTAGCAAAAATAGCCTGTTGTGCGATGTTGCCATCGTAGTTAAGGGTACTGAGGTTGTTGTTGATGGTGGTGTTGTCTGCCCTGGTGTTGCGGTAGTCAAAACCATAGGTAATGTTTTGGGTGGGGGTAATCTGCCAGTTGTGTTGTACCTGTAATCCCAAGGCTCGACGATTAACTTGATCTTCTCCCCCAAAAGGTGTTGGGTTGTTGAAATTGTAGTCGAGGAAGTCTCCATATATTCTGGTGGTGAGCAGGGAGTCTTCACCCTCTCCTAGTTTGGAGGCTAGGGTGAGATCTAGTAATACCTCGTTGGTGGATTGCCTAGCAAGGGGGGTAAGGCTATTAAATGCCCCTGTGCTGTTGGGAATAGGGATACCCCCTGCCACTCCAAAATCTTTATTTAGATAAAGGGCGTTGAAGGTAAGATTATGGCGATCGCCCATATTACCAGCTAACTGCACATTGAAGTTGTTATAAAGTACATCGGCATTTTCCCTTTGAGATTGTAAGCCGATGCGATCGATACGGAAAGGAAAGTTATTATCAGACTGGGTTCTGGTATATCCCACCGCCCAACTAACGCCGTTGGTTTCCCCCCGACTACTAATGGCTTGTTCATTCAAGCCAAAACTACCCACATTCGCCCTTACGCTCACTTGAGGAGTTTCCCCCGTACCCCTACGACTGACAATATTAATCACCCCCCCAAGGGCATCGGAACCATAAAGGGTAGAACTTCCCCCCGGTAATAGTTCAATGCGTTCGATGTTATCAGTGGTAAAGTTGGATAGATCAAAACCCCCGAAAAAACCCACATCATTAATAGGTCTTCCATCCAATAAAATCAATACTTGAGCCGAATTGCCACCCCTGATAATTTGCCCACTCTGGGCGCCTAGTTGTCCCCCACTTGTTCCATCACTGAGAATGCCGGGTAAATATCTTAGGGCTTCTTGAACTGTTCTGGCCCCCTGTGCCTCCATTTGTTCTCGATTAATGACATACACAGGACGACTAGAATCCCTCACCGTGGCTTCGCGCCTAAAAGGGGCAAAAACAGGCTGGTTAAGGATTTGATCTGTAATGATAATGAAAATTTCTTGCTCTTCTTCTTCGGTCAAATTTTGTTCAACCTCTGGCTCTTCTTTTGGTTGAGCGAACACTGGAAAATTATGACCAAAAAGGACATTAACTACCAATAAAGGCGATGCCCAATAAAGACTTTTGCTCGGCAAAAGCCCCCAATATTTATTTTTCATCCATACCTCGCAGATGATTTTGTTATGTGTATATGTTTTTTGGCGGGCATCCTGACTAAAAGGCTGATATTGCCTTATCACAGTTGCGGGACAGCGTTGGATTTTCACCAAATCTTTCCCCGTTACCTCTAATGGCTGATCCCCATTAGAACCAAATTTTATTTAATAGTCATTTACAATATCCTGATAGTGGTATTTTGTCAAATATTTTCTTAATAGTATAAAAGATCTTATTGCCATATCTTGTATATAAATGATCCTTTTTGTTATATTATATTTCTGAAAGTAATTAATAACTATTTGCAACTAGCTTCAGTAATTAAATGTTTCCTAGTAATCTATTAAGTATGGGGGGAGTGGTAACGATACCGTTATTCGCTTTCTCTTTGGTAACGGTGGCTTTGATCGTCGAGAGGTTTTGGTTTTGGACAAGGGTTAAGTCGAGGGAAAAGCCTTTAATTGTTGAGGTGCTGAAAATTTATCGTTCTGATTGTGTAACGGCGATCGCCCGTTTACGTAAAAATATAGACTTACCCATAGCCCGAATTTTTTTGGAAGCATTGGAACTAGAGGAGGCAAATTCTACGGAGTTTCGCCTTGCTTTGGAAACCGCAACCCAGGCCGAGTTACCTTTGTTAAAACGATTCAACACTTTTTTTCAAACCGTAATCACCGTCGCCCCGCTTTTGGGTTTATTAGGTACAATTTTGGGTTTAATTCAGTCTTTCGCTTCCCTTGATTTGGGTAATGCGGGGGGAACAAACACCGCAGGAGTAACGGGGGGGATTAGTGAAGCCCTTGTATCAACGGTAATGGGATTGGTAGTGGCGATCGCAACGTTAATTTTTGCCAATGTTTTCCGTTCTTTCTATCTACGTCAAATCGCCTTGATCCAAGAATATGGGGGACAATTAGAGCTTTTATATCGTCGTCTATACGAAAAAGGAGAAAAACCCTATGCGAATACATGAAGAAGAGAATGAGGTGCAAGGAGAGATTAATATTGTGCCGATGATTGATGCTATTTTTTCTATTTTGGCATTTTTTATCATCTCCAGTCTAACTCTTGTTCGTTCCCAAGGATTGCCTGTTAATCTTCCCTCTGCCCAAACTTCTCAGGTCAACGAACGGGAAGAAATCAATATCACAGTCCAAGATAATGGCCGTGTTTTCCTTGATGGACAAGCCATTACGGTGGAAACCATTGCGACTCAGGTTAGCAGTTTGATTCCTGAAAATCAACAGGCGATGGTCATTATCAACGCTGATGAAAGTGTCTCCCATGGCATTGTCGTATCAGTAATGGATCAACTTAGACAGGTAGAAGGGGCAACCTTGGCGATCGCCACTGAGTCTCCCCAGTAGCGGATCAAATAATCTCAATTTCATTATTTATCTTTAAAACTTTATAATTGTTAATATAACTTAATAAAAATGAATATAAAGTATGGAAGTTTTAAGCAAATCAATTCACGATGTGCCTTCCTTGCCCGGAGATTATTGGCAGTGGCGAGGGGAAAAAATTTATTATGTCAAAGCAGGATTGGAAAATCCTACCAAGCCCCCCTTATTATTGGTGCATGGTTTTGGGGCTTCCACAGATCATTGGCGTAAAAATATTCATATACTAAAAGAAAATTACCAAGTATGGGCGATCGACTTACTAGGTTTTGGGCGCTCAGGTAAGCCTCCATGGGAGTATAACGGCATCCTCTGGCGAGAACAATTAAACGACTTCATCCAAGCAAACATCGGACAAAAAACCATCCTTGCAGGAAACTCCCTCGGTGGTTATGGGTCCCTCTGTACCGCTTCCCAATTTCCTGACAGTGTAGCAGGATTAATCTTAATCAACAGTGCGGGCCCTTTTTCCGATGCCAAGAAGAAAAACCCCACCATCACCCAAAAAATCAGTGGTTTTGTTCTACGTCAATCATGGGTCACATATTTTCTATTCCAACGCCTAAGAAATAAAAAAAATATTCGTAAAACCCTTGAAAAAGTATATTTAGACAATACAGCGATTACCGAGCAATTGATCGAAGATATTTACCGTCCATCTTGCGATGAGGGTGCATTACAAGTATTTGCATCAGTATTTAAAAACCCTGAAGGAGACAAAATAGATCAACTCCTAGAACAACTACAATGTCCTTTGATGACCATTTGGGGAGAAGCAGATCCCTGGATGAGAACCAAAGAAAGGGGAGCTAAATTCAAACAGTTTTGCCCTAATCTTACAGAACATTACCTCAATGCAGGACATTGTCCCCATGATGAAGCCCCAGAGGAAGTAAGTCAAATTATTAAAGATTGGATCGAAAAATGTTTGTAAAATGTAACAAATAAACAAAAACCTCTTACAAGATACCCCTGGGGGCTATAGAATAGTAAGGATAGAGATAATTGCCGATGAAATAAATAAACTTATATGGTAGCTTCTAATTTTTCCCCAGTAAAACTGTCCCCAGATGCAGCTTCAGTTAAGAAAACTGGAGCTTTCGCACTTATGGATAGCCTTCGCCGTCATGGTGTGGAGTATATTTTCGGTTATCCGGGGGGAGCTATTTTACCTATCTATGATGAATTATATCGCTCCGAAGCTAGAGGAGAATTAAAACATATTCTAGTGCGCCACGAGCAAGGGGCCTCCCACGCCGCCGATGGTTATGCGAGGGCGACGGGTAAAGTGGGAGTCTGTTTTGGTACTTCAGGGCCAGGTGCTACTAACCTCGTGACGGGCATCGCTACAGCCCACATGGACTCTATCCCCATGGTTATTATTACAGGTCAGGTACCCAGAGCCGCCATTGGTTCCGATGCTTTCCAAGAAACGGACATTTTTGGGATTACTTTACCCATCGTAAAACATTCCTATGTGGCTCGTCATGCCCGTGATATTGCTTGGATTATTGCGGAGGCTTTCCATATCGCTAGTACGGGGCGCCCTGGTCCTGTGTTGGTTGATATTCCCAAGGATGTGGGTTTGGAGGAATGTGATTATGTGCCTGTGAATCCGGGGGATGTGAAGTTAGCTAGTTATCGCCCTACGGTGAAGGGTAATCCTCGCCAGATTAATGCCGCTATTGAGTTAATGACTCAGGCGAAAAAGCCTTTGTTATATGTGGGTGGTGGTGCTATTTTAGCCAATGCCCATGAGGAAATTAAGGCTTTGGCTCATCGTTTCCAAATTCCTGTTACTACTACTTTGATGGGATTGGGTGCTTTTGATGAACATGATTCCCTTTCATTAAATATGTTGGGTATGCACGGTACCGCCTATGCTAACTTTGCGGTAACGGGTTGTGATTTGTTGATTGCGGTGGGTGCAAGGTTTGATGATAGGGTAACGGGTAAGTTGGATGAGTTTGCTTCCCGTGCGAAGGTGATTCATATTGATATTGATCCTGCGGAGGTGGGCAAAAATCGCCGTCCTGATGTGCCTATTGTGGGGGATGTGCGTCAGGTTTTAACTCAAATTTTGGATCGTCTGAAGGAGTTGGGTTTACCTGAAGAGACGATTACGCAAGATTGGTTGGCTCAAATCGATGGATGGAAACGGGATTATCCTTTGGAAGTGCCTCAACCTGAAGGTGCTTTATCTCCCCAAGAGGTAATTGTGGAAGTTGGTCGTCAGGCTCCTAATGCCTGTTATACTACGGATGTGGGACAACATCAGATGTGGTCGGCTCAATTCCTCAAAACTGGCCCCCGTCGTTGGATTTCTAGTGCTGGTTTGGGAACTATGGGTTATGGACTCCCTGCGGCGATGGGTGCAAAGGTGGCGCTGCCTGATGAGGAGGTTATCTGTATTAGTGGAGATGCTAGTTTTCAGATGAACCTACAGGAGTTGGCTACTTTGGCTCAATACAATATTAAGGCGAAGATTGTCATCATTAATAATGGTTGGCAAGGTATGGTGCGCCAGTGGCAGGAAACTTTTTATGGTGAGCGTTATTCTTCTTCTAATATGTCTACTGGGATGCCTGATTTTCAGCTTTTGGCTCAGGCTTTCGGAGTTAAGGGTATTTTAGTAGAAGATCGTAGTCAGTTGCAAGGGGCGATCGCCCAGATGCTAGAACATGATGGCCCTGTATTGATGGATGTTCATGTTAAACGGGATGAAAACTGCTATCCTATGGTGGCCCCCGGTAAATGCAATGCAGAGATGTTGGGTTTACCTAAAGAAGCTCCCCAATTTGAGGAATAATCTTGTCTAAGGATTAATATTTAGTCTCCCTATTATGGGGGACTTTTTTTATGGGTTAAGTGAAATTTATTCAAATTAAAGACAAATATATTTTAAACTTAGTTAAATATTGCTTCTGAAGGTTGTCTGCTTATGTCTCGAATTCTCATTAACCAATACCGTAAAGAATTGGAAGATAGAAAACGTTATGGAGGCAGTCACAATGAGGGGGCGATTCGTTATGCTTTTGCAAGTTTGTTAAATGGTTATTGTCGTCCGAGGGATTTTATCTTGGTGGAGGAATTAACCATTGCCTCTCGTCTGCAAACCAAAATTCGCCTAGATGGCATTGTCAAAGATGCCCTCAGACTTGATTGGGGATATTGGGAAGCCAAAGACGAAAAAGATAGCCTTGACGCAGAAATTGAAGCGAAATTCAAAAAAGGTTATCCCACCGATAATATTTTGTTTGAGGATAGCAAAAATGCTGTCTTAATTCAAAATGGCAATGAATCTTTGCGCATTAATATGGGTGATGATGATGCTTTAGATGCTTTAATTAATCAATTTTTGGACTATGAAAGGGCAGAAGTAAAAGATTTTCGAGGTGCGATCGCCACTTTTAGCCAAGACTTACCCACCATAATCAATACTCTCCGAAATTTGATCGATGCTCAAGATCCCCCCACCATCATATCCCCCTCTCCTGTGGGAGAGGGGTTAGGGGTGAGGGCAGATTCCCCCGCGGGAGAAAGTTTAGACGTGAGGGCAGATTCTCCTGTGGGAGAGGGGTTAGGGGTGAGGGCAGATTCTCCTGCGGGAGAAAGTTTAGACGTGAGGGCAGATTCTCCTGTGGGAGAGGGGTTAGGGGTGAGGGCAAATTCTCCTGCGGGAGAAGGTTTAGACGTGGGGGCAGATTCTCCTACGGGAGAAGGCTTAAATGTGAGGGCAAAAAATCAACAATTCATAGAAGCAAGAAATAAATTTCTCAAAGTCTGCCAAGAATCCATCAACCCCGACATCTCCATTGATGACATCAGAGAGATGATTATTCAACACATTTTGACAGAAGATATATTCACCAATATTTTTAGTGATGCTCAATTTCACCAAGAAAATAACATCGCCAAACAACTAAATGAAGTCATCAAAACCTTCTTTACAGGTAGCGTCAAAAGAAATACATTTAAAACGATCCAAAGTTATTATAACGCCATTATTCGCACCGCTTCAAGCATTGTTAACCACCAAGAAAAACAAAAGTTTTTAAAAGTAGTTTATGAAAATTTTTATAAAGCCTAT
The sequence above is a segment of the Cyanobacterium stanieri PCC 7202 genome. Coding sequences within it:
- a CDS encoding TonB-dependent receptor (PFAM: TonB-dependent Receptor Plug Domain; TonB dependent receptor~COGs: COG4206 Outer membrane cobalamin receptor protein~InterPro IPR012910:IPR000531~KEGG: amr:AM1_B0127 TonB-dependent receptor~PFAM: TonB-dependent receptor; TonB-dependent receptor plug~SPTR: TonB-dependent receptor); this translates as MPSKSLYWASPLLVVNVLFGHNFPVFAQPKEEPEVEQNLTEEEEQEIFIIITDQILNQPVFAPFRREATVRDSSRPVYVINREQMEAQGARTVQEALRYLPGILSDGTSGGQLGAQSGQIIRGGNSAQVLILLDGRPINDVGFFGGFDLSNFTTDNIERIELLPGGSSTLYGSDALGGVINIVSRRGTGETPQVSVRANVGSFGLNEQAISSRGETNGVSWAVGYTRTQSDNNFPFRIDRIGLQSQRENADVLYNNFNVQLAGNMGDRHNLTFNALYLNKDFGVAGGIPIPNSTGAFNSLTPLARQSTNEVLLDLTLASKLGEGEDSLLTTRIYGDFLDYNFNNPTPFGGEDQVNRRALGLQVQHNWQITPTQNITYGFDYRNTRADNTTINNNLSTLNYDGNIAQQAIFASYAVDFSPQFNLNLGLRQDFNSLVNGSFTSPSVGARYHITPQTTLRANYGRSFRAPQVLNLEGLGAFNVVGNPELKPERGNSFDIGIDQQLGNRGLLRLTFFSNRIDNLINFEFGNPSTYSNIGEIRTTGLEADLNVQIAPNIFGFANYTLNNPRILRDNNPAIEGNQLSFRGANRLNVGIAYERNIYLALILSNLNSYFVDNANTESLPGYTTMDFKTRIPLSGNVNFTGAIDNIFDRQYEQFPGFPALGRNFRVGLSATF
- a CDS encoding alpha/beta hydrolase fold protein (COGs: COG0596 hydrolase or acyltransferase (alpha/beta hydrolase superfamily)~InterPro IPR000639:IPR000073~KEGG: cyc:PCC7424_4026 alpha/beta hydrolase fold protein~PFAM: alpha/beta hydrolase fold~SPTR: Alpha/beta hydrolase fold protein) — translated: MEVLSKSIHDVPSLPGDYWQWRGEKIYYVKAGLENPTKPPLLLVHGFGASTDHWRKNIHILKENYQVWAIDLLGFGRSGKPPWEYNGILWREQLNDFIQANIGQKTILAGNSLGGYGSLCTASQFPDSVAGLILINSAGPFSDAKKKNPTITQKISGFVLRQSWVTYFLFQRLRNKKNIRKTLEKVYLDNTAITEQLIEDIYRPSCDEGALQVFASVFKNPEGDKIDQLLEQLQCPLMTIWGEADPWMRTKERGAKFKQFCPNLTEHYLNAGHCPHDEAPEEVSQIIKDWIEKCL
- a CDS encoding outer membrane transport energization protein ExbB (PFAM: MotA/TolQ/ExbB proton channel family~COGs: COG0811 Biopolymer transport protein~InterPro IPR002898~KEGG: cyh:Cyan8802_3105 MotA/TolQ/ExbB proton channel~PFAM: MotA/TolQ/ExbB proton channel~SPTR: MotA/TolQ/ExbB proton channel; TC 2.C.1.1.1) yields the protein MFPSNLLSMGGVVTIPLFAFSLVTVALIVERFWFWTRVKSREKPLIVEVLKIYRSDCVTAIARLRKNIDLPIARIFLEALELEEANSTEFRLALETATQAELPLLKRFNTFFQTVITVAPLLGLLGTILGLIQSFASLDLGNAGGTNTAGVTGGISEALVSTVMGLVVAIATLIFANVFRSFYLRQIALIQEYGGQLELLYRRLYEKGEKPYANT
- a CDS encoding outer membrane transport energization protein ExbD (PFAM: Biopolymer transport protein ExbD/TolR~COGs: COG0848 Biopolymer transport protein~InterPro IPR003400~KEGG: cyc:PCC7424_2392 biopolymer transport protein ExbD/TolR~PFAM: Biopolymer transport protein ExbD/TolR~SPTR: Biopolymer transport protein ExbD/TolR; TC 2.C.1.1.1) gives rise to the protein MRIHEEENEVQGEINIVPMIDAIFSILAFFIISSLTLVRSQGLPVNLPSAQTSQVNEREEINITVQDNGRVFLDGQAITVETIATQVSSLIPENQQAMVIINADESVSHGIVVSVMDQLRQVEGATLAIATESPQ
- a CDS encoding iron-sulfur cluster-binding protein, putative (COGs: COG3411 Ferredoxin~KEGG: amr:AM1_B0126 iron-sulfur cluster-binding protein, putative~SPTR: Iron-sulfur cluster-binding protein, putative), translated to MNKFNPWVTPLNQTIKEHLITGGVMEYEDIPCDIDTLSCLLHTLFQKNWHQTQVGHVVEGSVLELEFTKPPKICILYDGYLTVVTDSWHLHLCLEEHGGGPEEKTPLSLRQQRIIHRASFYRRFNEKNEPRSWGIQFWNGAGEKMMNIFFPNPFVDENENLLPEHKPDLTKLSLYEQLRDIYVLGKKPIPYPSNPLKAPYLAVCRSGRCYPSQNWQPIVDTLQQEVTKENLDVHVITSGCLEVCKMGPVVFYSGDKTWYTRVTPEVAKDIVQKHVVGGEKITNHLYPPSPH
- a CDS encoding acetolactate synthase, large subunit (PFAM: Thiamine pyrophosphate enzyme, central domain; Thiamine pyrophosphate enzyme, N-terminal TPP binding domain; Thiamine pyrophosphate enzyme, C-terminal TPP binding domain~TIGRFAM: acetolactate synthase, large subunit, biosynthetic type~COGs: COG0028 Thiamine pyrophosphate-requiring protein~InterProIPR012846:IPR000399:IPR012001:IPR012000:IPR 011766~KEGG: cyt:cce_4478 acetolactate synthase 3 catalytic subunit~PFAM: thiamine pyrophosphate TPP-binding domain-containing protein; thiamine pyrophosphate central domain-containing protein~SPTR: Acetolactate synthase;~TIGRFAM: acetolactate synthase, large subunit, biosynthetic type) produces the protein MVASNFSPVKLSPDAASVKKTGAFALMDSLRRHGVEYIFGYPGGAILPIYDELYRSEARGELKHILVRHEQGASHAADGYARATGKVGVCFGTSGPGATNLVTGIATAHMDSIPMVIITGQVPRAAIGSDAFQETDIFGITLPIVKHSYVARHARDIAWIIAEAFHIASTGRPGPVLVDIPKDVGLEECDYVPVNPGDVKLASYRPTVKGNPRQINAAIELMTQAKKPLLYVGGGAILANAHEEIKALAHRFQIPVTTTLMGLGAFDEHDSLSLNMLGMHGTAYANFAVTGCDLLIAVGARFDDRVTGKLDEFASRAKVIHIDIDPAEVGKNRRPDVPIVGDVRQVLTQILDRLKELGLPEETITQDWLAQIDGWKRDYPLEVPQPEGALSPQEVIVEVGRQAPNACYTTDVGQHQMWSAQFLKTGPRRWISSAGLGTMGYGLPAAMGAKVALPDEEVICISGDASFQMNLQELATLAQYNIKAKIVIINNGWQGMVRQWQETFYGERYSSSNMSTGMPDFQLLAQAFGVKGILVEDRSQLQGAIAQMLEHDGPVLMDVHVKRDENCYPMVAPGKCNAEMLGLPKEAPQFEE